The Chlamydia poikilotherma DNA segment ATTTCTGTTCTTCCAGAATAAGTCTTAAAAGACTCTTCAAAAACCAATTATCTAGGAAGCTCTGTTTTTTGCTCACGCATAAAACGGGGCTTTTCTGTTTTAACAGCGTTTACGATTTAGGGATAAGTATACAATGTTTTTAGATCAAATTACTATAGAGTTACGTGCTGGTAAAGGCGGTAACGGTGTCGTAGCCTGGAGAAAGGAGAAATATCTACCCAAAGGTGGTCCTTATGGAGGTAACGGCGGTGTTGGTGGATCTATTGTTATTGAATCAGCTACGCATGTATACTCTTTTGAATCCTATAGGAATATACGTTTTTTAAAGGCTGAAGATGGACAATCCGGAGCAACTAATAATCGTTCTGGAAGAAATGGGAAAGATTTGGTTTTGGTAGTTCCTGAAGGAACGTTATTACGTGATGTAGAGACTCGAGAAATTCTTTATGATTTTGCCAAAGATGGAGAACGTTTAGTTATTTGTCGTGGAGGCAAAGGTGGAAAAGGAAATACTTTCTTCAAGACATCTACCAATCGTGCTCCTATAAAAGCCACTCCAGGAAGACCCGGAGAAGTACGCCAAGTCGAGCTAGAGTTAAAACTCATCGCAGATATCGGTCTTGTAGGCTTCCCAAATGCTGGTAAATCTACGTTATTTAATACACTTGCTAAAACAGAAGTAAAGGTGGGCGCCTACCCATTTACTACACTTCAGCCTGTGTTAGGGCTAGTTCCCTGTCAGGAAAGATTGTATCAGAAACCATGGATTATCGCAGATATTCCCGGAATCATAGAGGGTGCTCATCAAAATCGTGGTTTGGGATTAGATTTTCTAAGGCATATTGAACGCACTAGATTGTTATTATTTGTTATCGATATTTGTGGATGCGAGAGATCCTCTCCCGAAGAAGATCTACGTATTCTTATGGACGAACTTTTACATTATAAAGAAGATCTTGCTGATAAAGGCAGGATCATCGCTTTAAATAAAATCGATGATCTTCTTCCTGATGAGAGACAGGAACGCCTAGAGAATTTTCAGAGACTCTTTCCTTTTGAAAAATTTGTGATGTTATCTGGACTTACTGGGGAAGGTGTGGATCTACTGAATAGTCTTTTTACAAATAGACTTAATGTATAAGCAATACCCATCAAAATAGCGATCGTTGGTCCTGCAGGGAAATCTAGGGCATAGGCAAGGGCAATTCCGAAAAATGAGCATAGAATGTTTAAGAGAACGGAAACAATCATAATGTTGACCATTCTATAGGAAAACCTACACGCGATCGATATAGGCAAAACAAGCATGCTTAACATTAAAATAACACCCATGATGTAAATCAGCATAACGATCGTAATTGCTGTTAAAATTAGTAAAAGGAAATACCATGTCTGTACAGAGTAGCGACTGAGCATCATGTATTTTTCATCGAAACATAATGCAAGGAATCTCGTATGACAGAGCGCTACGGTTGTAAGAACAACCACATCTAATATTCCCAAACTGTAGAGATCATGAGTAGTTACCCAAAGAATATTTCCAAAAAGAAAATTCACTAGCTCTGAATTAAAAGCAGGGAGTTGGGATATAAAAATAATCCCGATTGCCATCCCTACAGACCAAATCATAGCAATGAGGGCATCCTCTCTTTCTTGATACTTGAGATGAATTTTCCCAATACAGATTGCTAGGATTATTGCTCCAACTATAGCCCCGTACATAGGAGAAAATTCAAGATTCAGTCGATATTGAATCCATAAGGTAAGACCAATTCCTCCTAAAATAGAATGGGAGATACTTCCGCTAATAGAAACGATACGTTTGACTACGATGTAGGTTCCTACAACTCCCCCAGCAATAGAGGCTCCTAAAGCTGCAAGTAGAGACGGGAAGAGTAGCGCGGGAAGGATATGATCAAAAAAAGAAATCATAGATCAGCCTTTTTTTCGAAGGAATCGCAGCAAAACTCTTGAGATATCGTTGGTGTATTGGTCAATGTTGTTAGAGTTCTGCTCATATAAAATACTTTATTGAAGTGACTAGTTGTATGATGCAAATCATGTGTGATCATAAGAATCGTGCATCGGGCGTTAAGTTCTGTGAGAATCTGTAGGATGCGTTGTTGATTTTCAGGATCGATATTTGCTGTAGGTTCATCAAGGATGAGTAATTTAGGATGAGATGCCAGGGCTCTAGCGAGTAGTACTCGCTGTATCTGTCCCCCAGATAGATGGGAAAAGCAGGTATCCTTATGATGTAAAAGATCTACAGTCTTTAAAGCTTGCTCAGCAGATTCATGATCGTATTTAGAATATTTCCCATGCCAGCGGAGAAAAGAAAGCCTTCCTGATAGAACAACTTCTTTCACAGAAATGGGAAAGGAAAAGTCATAGGAGAAGTGTTGCGGAACCCATCCGATAGTTAATTCGGATTCTTTTCTACATGTAGAAAATGTTTCTAGAGTTCCTAGAGTAGGTTTTAATAAACCTAGCATGAGCATAGCTAAAGTTGTTTTTCCGCCACCGTTAGGACCTATAATACCGACAAAATCTCCCTCATGAATCATGAAAGACACATTATTAATGATCCAAGAGCTTTTTGGTCCATAGCGGAAGGAAAGATCCTTAACGAATATTTGTACTGTCATAAATTAGCAAGAGTTGTTGCTATAGTTTTCAAATTATTTATAACGTTTTCTTCATAGGGATCTAAATTTACTGTATCCATATGGAAGCGTTCAGCGAGCATAGCGCTACTGCGCTTGCCTGCATGACGGAGTAAAATCATAGATGAAATCCCATGTTCACGAATACTTTGAGCAGCACGGACAACATCTTTCGGAGAGGGATCAGCGTGATTGCTTTTTTCCACAGTATGTTGGAAAAAATTGTAATCTCTACAGAAATAGCCGAAGGCTCCGTGTGCGACTAAAATATGACGCTGCTTAGCAGAGGCTGTGATTTCTTGAATTTCTATATCTAGGGTTTCAAGCGTCTTAAGTAATTTTTCTCCATTACTTTGATATAACGCAGAGTGTTCCGGGAAATAGAAGCACAGGGCTTCTATAATAGTCGCTACCTGTATTTTCAAATTTTTAGGACTTAACCATGTATGGGTATCAAAACTATGAAAATGATGAGCACATCCTGTATATCCAGGAATTACTTGAATGTTTTTATTAAGATCTACTTGAGGACAAGAAACATTTTTCTCACAGGACTTTTCAAAATTTTCTCCCATACGAAACCAAAGTTGCGCACGAAGAAATTTTTCCATATGTCGGGGAGACAATTCATAGGTGTGAGGATCATAGTTATTAGTAACTATAGAGCATACCTCACAAGTGTCCTCTGCTATCTGTTCAACTAGAAACTTATAAGGAACTATACTAACAAGGACATGTTTTTGTTCTGTTTTAGAGTTTGCAAAAGTATGTGAACAACAAAAGAGGAACAAAAGAAGGATGAATATTCTACGCATGATCTAAATAGATTGATGAATTCAGCCATTATCCTATTGACCCACAATTTTAATAAAGAATGAATTCAAAATAGCTTTGTAGATTTTTTAAAAATCCTTTGTATTCAGACGAATCTTGATAAAAATGGATCTATTGGGATATCTTCAGATCAAGTTTTTCGAAAGAATATCCTTATTTGGCTAGTGGAGAGGTGTCCGAGTGGCTTAAGGAGCACGCTTGGAAAGCGTGTGTGCGTTAACGCGTACCGAGGGTTCGAATCCCTCTCTCTCCGTCAATTTCTAGCAATTTATTCTTCCTCACCCCATCAATCTATGTAATTGAAAATAAAAGTTGAGAAATATCCTTTTGTATTTTTTATTCTTGTATATCAAGGATATTTGCTTTAACCTATCCTAACTTTTTAATTCTCTGGAACCTCTAAACATGTGAATCTTTGCTGTTTAGATGAAAAAAGTTCTTAGAACCTGCTCGAGTTAATACTTGCGAAGGGAGTTGCGTTCATTTCTGTTCTTAAGGGTTTTCTTTAAGGATATTTTAACCTCTTCTCTCTTGCGTAAACGTGTGCATATGTAGGGAGGAAACCTTTGGAAGAAGACTTTTTCAAACTCATTCTAGTCACGAATAGACAGAACACCCCAGTTGAGGAATATCTCGATTTTATAGCTGTTTGTGTACAGTCTGGTGTGACTTCTGTTCAACTTCGTGAAAAAAAGCTTTCACATAGGGAAATTTTAAGTTTTGGAGAAGCGTTAAAGTCGATCCTAGATCCTTTGGAAATTCCTTTAATTATCAGTGATAGCGTATCTGTATGTTTAGATTTGGATGCTTCAGGCGTTCATTTAGGGCAAACAGATGGAGATGTTATAGAGGCTAGAGAGCTTCTAGGTCCTGATAAGATTATAGGGTGGAACGTAAATACTCTTGATCAGCTTCTCAATGCCAATACTTTACCGATTGATTATTTGTGCTTAAGCGCGATGTTTGCAACTCAGAATAAGCCCGATGCTACCAATCTTTGGGGATTTTCTGGTTTAGAACAGGCTGCTTCTCTATGTGAACACCCTATAGTTGCTATTGGTGGTATCGATGAAAGTAACGCTGCTGAAGTCGTGGAAGCTGGTGCTGCAGGTATTGCTGCTATTGGAGTATTTCATTCTGCGCAAAATCCGGGTTTAGTAACAAAAACACTAAGAGAAATTGTTGATAGGGGACTTAGATGTTAGAACGAATGAATGAAGCATTGCAGAGCATAGGAAAGGAAAAACCTGTAATTTTGAGTATTACGAATTACGTTTCCATGGATTTTCTTGCGAATTGCTTTCTAGCTATCGGAGCTTCACCTATTATGAGTGTATCCGATTTAGAATTAGAAGAGTTAATAGGATTAAGTTCGGTTGTTTATCTTAATATTGGAACTCTAGATCATCTATTTATTCAGAGGTCTTACAGAGCGGTAGATATTGCTTTAAGACAAAATAAGCCTGTAATTTTTGATCCTGCAGGTTCAGGAGCTACAAAAATTAGAACAGAAGTTTCTCATCATTTGCTTACCCATGCTACGATTGTTCGGGGAAATGCTAGTGAAATTCTCTCTTTTGGAGATGTTCCTACAAAAACACGCGGTTTGGATTCTATTAATACTACCCATGATGCTAAAAATATGGCAATCGCTTTAGCTAACGAATGTTTATGTGGTTGTGCTGTTGCTGTTACTGGTGCTGTAGATTTTATTACTGATGGGAATCGTAGTGCAACTATAGAGCTCGGAGATCCATTAATGTCTCGCGTTACGGGAATGGGTTGCTCTTTAACTGGGGTGCTTGCTGCATTTAGATCGGTAATAGATGATTCTTTTGAAGCTACACGATTAGGCGTAGAATATTTTACTCTTTGTGGAATGCTTGCTCGTGAACGCTGCGAAGGTCCAGGATTATTTAAGGCTTATCTTCTAGATGAATTGTATAATGCGGACTTTGATAGAATGCGTCGTTATTACGAGCAATAAAGATATCTAAATTATATTCTTTGGGACGTATTGTTCCGTCTTTAGTTTTGTAATTGAGAACCCTCATAGGTTCTACAATTACAAAACAAATTAATCAAATAGATGAATTTCTTAGCTTTCTAGCTTTAAAAGATCATACGTGCGCCGCAGTTGGCCATCTGTACTAATGAAGACATCCCGGCATCTATGGTATAGGTGCCGTAGAGGGTCCAGTATGGGCCGAGATATATTTGTGAGCTATACTCTATTCTTCCTGTATTTCTTGTAGGAATCACACCAGAAACTTCACCGGTTTGTCCAGTAGAGTCAACTCTGTAAGTACACTGCGGTTTATTTCTATAGATAACAGGTACATAAGCAAAAGAGAGCTTATTGTACATTAGGATACCATATTGTATTAAAGCTCCTTCAAAAACAAAACCTAAAGGAGTTGCAAGATTTCTATAGGCAAAGGAATCGAATGTTCTAGGGTCGTAGTCAAGTTCTGTAAATTGTTTTTGACGTACGCCTGTATATTCTGCTTCTGAGTAAAACGAGAATCTTGTTGTGGAATTGTTTGAAGGTTCTTTTAAATCAATAATCATACGGACATCAAACAGCCAACCAAGATCTTCCCAATTTCCAAGATTGCGTTCTTGAATGGATGGGTAGTAGGTGGTTGTATCGTGCTTCATGTAACCATAAGTCATCACACCTTGTAAAAGTATGGGGCGAGGGGCTTTCGTTTGTCTATGAGGCAAATAGAAGGCTCTACCAGCATATAAAGTTCCTTGGAAGGAGTGATCAGAGCCTTTATGCTTGTAATTTTCGATGCTTTTTTCGGATTTAGCGTGTCCGAAGACTTGGCTAAATGAGGCCCCTAGAATAAATTCAGGACGCGGTTTAGCATCTATAGCGAGTGAATAGCCTCGACTATGATAAGAGAAGGATCTAGCTTCTTCTCCTTGTTCTTTCTGTAAGAACGATCCTATACCGCATAGCCAAAGGTTATTGTAAGCAGCGTCATCAAAACGTGCGTTGTTAAGCATATTGTTGATGATGCCTTGCTTTACGGAAATCAGGGAGTTTTGAGAACCGAGAATAGAGTTAACGTAGAAGTAATTGTCACGAGGGATATAGACCCATCGACGGTACTCTTTAAATTTCCAGCTAGCTTGTAGCTTTCCATTTTGACCTGTTGCACCTAATGTCCAAGTGCCGATGTAACCTTTTTGCGGGTTTGTATCTCCTGCTAAAGTTAGATCAGAAATATCTACTTTGCTAGATGCCGTAGGAAGTTTTAATAACTCAATTTCACGATCTTCGCCTAAGTAGGGGTTTTGGTAAAAGGCTCCCGAAGGATCGATAAGGGTCAGTGTTCCTGTTAGATAGATTTTTTCCTGATTTACATCAGGTGGCGTTTTATTCGCTTGTGGAAGTGAATTGTTCTCACTTCGATGACTCCTAGGTCCTCCTGCTGCTCGGGTAGGTTCAACACTTAGTTGTAGAGAAGGAGGGGTGGCTTTTCCGTTTTCTGCAAGAATCTCACTAAAATCAATAGTGAGGTTATTAATTGCTATACCTCCGGTCGTTCCACCTGCTGTGGGTTTTCGCGTGGATAATACTGATCCCGGTCCCATAACGAGTAAAGATCCGGCTTTTTGATCAAAGGAAATAACATTTAATTCTGCATTTTTACTTAAAACTAATGTTCCGTTGTGTAGGACCGTCTTTTGAGGAATGAAGGACCTATGCTCATGAAGTTCTCCAGAGAAGAGTATAGTTCCTGTGTAGTTTGGAGACGTTCCGTTTGTCGGTTTTTTATTGATATCTAGAGTGTTATAATTACTAGTTTTAGACGTGGTGATGTTTACAGCATCGTAGAAGTTAATCGATTGATTTTCTGCAGCATTTAGCGTGAGTTGAACTTTCCCTGTTATACTACAGAAAGAAGTAGCAGTATTTGTTCCTGTAGGTAAGCATTGGTTGTTTTTAAACGTGATGCTACCTCCTAAAGCTGTAAGATTAAGTATAGCATCATCGCTAGCTGGAGCTCCGTAGATTGCAGCACCTAAGTTTTTAACTTGGGCTGAGCCTTGTCCAGCTGGAGTTTGTGCTAAGGTAACCTTATTATTTAGGAATAGAATAGACGAAGCAGCTGTAATATCTGCCTTCTTTGTGAAATAAATCGCACTACCGTCATTTGCAGAACTGTTGTTGGAAAAGTTTATGTATCCTTTTGGGATAGATAGGGTAGCTGCGTAGATAGTTCCACGATTTTTAGCTATATTTTCTTCAAAGGAACAGTACAAGGAATCAGTAAATGTTACTGTACCGTTTTTACACCCAATTGCGGAGCCGATGTCTGCAGAGTTGCCTTTGAAAAATAGTGTTTGATTCCCTGTAAATGTGACACTAGTTGTTCCTGCAATAGCTCCACCAAAGGTTTCCTTTGGAGTGATTGTTATAGCTCCCGAAGGAGGTTCTGCAGGCGTGCATAAAGCTGAGTTATTAACAAAGTTAATAGCTTGAGAACAATTTGTAATTGTAACAGTAGGAGCGTAAATAGCCCCACCGGCTATCTGTCCTGTTGTTGCAGCTCGTTTTGTAATTGCAGAGTTCCCTGAAAAGGTTAAATTTCCAGTGCTATTTTGTAGATTGAAAGCGGTTTTAGCATAGATAGCTCCACCTTGAATATCAGGATCTGCAGGAGGATTGTTAGTTCCGATAACTGCATTGTTATCAATAGCTTGGTTGCCGGAGAATGTACAATTACCCTGTAGATTTTTTAAAGTAAGTGTTTCTGCATAAAGAGCGCCACCGGTAATTGCTGTAGGAACACTGGCAGTTGCTGTAGTAGTCGAGGTAGTCTCTGCTTTATTATTGCTTACAGTTAATTCTGTATTAAGGTTATTGCAGGTAAGTGCTTTGGCATAGATCGCTCCACCAGATTCTTTTGCGGTGTTTTCTGAGATCTTTGAAATTTGAATATTTTCAAGATTCAATGCTTCTGTAAAGTAGAGACCTCCTCCCAATTTCCCTGCAGAGTTTCCTGTGATGTTTAAATGGTCAAGACGAGAGATTTTTCCTTTTTTACCATAAACACCACCACCATTGTCTACAGCAGCGTTTTTCGTGACATTTGTCGTAATAACATAATCGACTTTGAAATCTAAATCTTCTGGAGCAGATTGTCCAGCACTCACAACAGTGCCTGCTGAAGTTAAAGTTTGTGTACAAAGACCGGCACCATTTTTAGCAGAGTTTTGACCAATATCGATTAACTCAAGACTAGTAAAGGAAGCCTTTGTCGTATAAACACCACCACCATGCTCTGTAGCTTGGTTTCCAGTAATAATAGCACTTCCAAATACAGGAACCACAGCAGGTGGTGTTGTAAGCGAGGAGACTGGATTAGGATTAGGAAATGTAAAAATAAGTTCTTTAGGGATGTTCGCTCCACCACCACTTTTGGTAGTAGTGTTGTTTATTAGGCAAAAGCTCTCTAAATTCGATAAAGTTAGAGATTTATTGGCAGCTAGGCAAATACCCCCACCCTCTTCTGTGGCAACGTTACCTTGAAAGAGAGTTTTTCCTGTAAGATTTGTGAATGTCACATCGCTTTCACAATACAGACCACCACCAGATTTTTTTGAAGTGTTTGTGGTGAATTGTATTCTGTGAGAATTTTCAAATGTTAGAGTGCCTTTAACATAAGCTCCCCCACCGTGATCCGTAGCTTGGTTATTTAAGAATTCTAAAGTTGAAGCAATCTTAGAAACACTAAGATTTTTCTCAACATAGATACCCCCACCTTTCGCTAAAGGAGGAGGAGGAGGTTGAGAAGAAGATGCAGAGTTTTTACCCGGTACATTGATAGTAAGATCGTAATTTCCAGCTTTGTTAGCCCCGAAATGTGCTTGAGAAAGGTTTGTAAGGGTTACGTCTCCTAAACAATAAATACCCCCACCGCCAGTTTTCCCGTTATTTCCGTTAAACTGAGTAAGGGTAGAAGAATCTTGTATTGTAAGATTCCCTTTAGAATAAATTGCTCCCCCTAGGGTATCCGCAGAGTTACTTTGGAATTTTAAATTAGCAACCTTACTAATCGAGATCGTTTTATCTCCATAGATAGCACCCCCAGCCCCTGTAGCAGTATTTAATATGAATAGGGTATCTTCAGAGCCATCACTAATAGTAATGGTATCCAAACCAAAGATAGCTCCTCCGGATCCTTTGATAACAGGTTCTGGAGGGGGAGGCGTAGAGTTTGCTTTTTTACCTGCTTCGATACTAGGAGGGAATTCTGCAGAATTGCCTCTGAAAGTCATATCTTTATAAGTAGAGATGACAATTGCACCTTTAGCAAAGGCAGCACCACCGTTTCCTGCTGTTTCTGTTGTATACGTAGGGAGAGTAGGTGTTTGAGAACCTGTATTTGTACTTCCTGTTTGCGATATATATTTAGGTAAAGGATAGGTAGCATACGAGCCGTTAGGAGCTACAACACCTCCAGTTCCAGGAACTGTTGGAGGTGTTGTGGGTGGTTCAGGAGGAACAGGAACGCGCGCAGCGTTATTTGTAAATTCGATAGAATTAAGGATATTCCTGATGGTTAGCGTAGAATCTGTAAATAGAGCACCGCCGGCTTCTTGGGATACGTTATCTTTGAATGTAACGTTTTCTAATCCATCAAAAGATATAGGACCTTTGGAGTATATCGCTCCTCCTTTTCCTGTCATTTTGATTAGAGAGCAGGAGATAGATCCTGGATTTCCCACGTGGGTAATAAATGATAGAGGACCAGCTTTATCATTATAGAAAGCTCCGCCGCCTTTTGGATCGGGATTAGAAGTGGATTTATCTGCGGGTGTTACGGAAGTTGCTGCTAGAGGAAAACTTAGTGGATGAGATTTCTCAGATGTGAAATCGCTAAGATCAAAATTTCCCTGCTGCAATCTAGAAACATGAGCAAATGCTGATGAGTTTAGATTTTGCAGAATAGATAGATAAAGCTGTTCGCGAGGTTGAGCAATGGTCCTAGCTTGTCCTGTTATGGGCTGCAATGTGCTACTAACTGAGGGGCCTGAATCACTTGGGTTAGGTGCTGGATCTGGTTGTGCAGCTGGATTTGGCTTAGGATCGGGAATATTTGTGAACGTTGTGAATGAGACATTCCCAGAAATTATATAAGTTATTCCGCTTTCATCTTGTGTTTCTTGCGTAAAGTTATTCGAATGCGAATCTGAAATGCTTGATCCTGATCCTCTATAACTGGAGTTTAATTCTTTCGAAAGGGGTTCACCAAATACTGTAATCGAGGGGAGCACGGCAGCAAAAACAGCTGTAGCTGATAGCCACTTCATAGAACAAAAACCTACTGCGAACATTCACTGACTAGATATGTGTTAGATAAATCAGAAAGGCAAATTAGGCAAGGGATAAAAGAGGGTAAGAAAGATCAAGATATTAAAGATGAGCTTTAGGGAGACAAGAGCGCATCCATAATATCTTGACGAATGCTGTCCATAATCATTAACAAAGTTCTTAGTCAAGGAAAAATTAGAAGGTTAGGGATAAACCACCAAAAGCATCTCCAGAGAGATTGTTTCCTTCGCGTTGTATTGTCGAAATTCCTAAATAAGCTGTAGCTAATCTATATTTGAAGGTAGTGCGGAACTTTAGGTTCATAGCTTCTTGTCCTATAAAGACTCCTGCGACTTTCCAAGAATGTTGATTCAGGATTAAGGAAGCAGTTGTTACAGGATTTTCTCTAAGCAAGTCTTTGATATAGGCCATGCTAAATTGCGTAAAAAGAGAATATTTCGCTCCGAAGAAGCGCATTTCTAAAGAAACTCCTGAGGGAAGAGCAAGATTACTCAAATGTGAAGAGGCAAAATACCGAGGATCGTATCCTGTTTCTATGAAAGGATTTTGACTGATTGCGGTATACTCTAGATCTATAAATGGAGTAATTTTAAGACAACGAATTCCCTTTGGATAGGCATAAGATAAGCCCACACTGCTTCGGAATCCTTGGTTCTTCCAAGAGCCTCGGGTAATGTCCTTTTTTGAGAACTGATGTTTCATAACATGAGATTCTTCAGCATAGCTTACAGAAGATCTAAAAGATAAAGCGCGCCAGTTTTTAAAAGCTGCTATTGTTCCCAATAGCATATGCGAGTGGCTTTTCCCAGGAATGTTATCCTGAGAGCTAGATCCGTGAAGCTGTGTGAATGTGGCACACACAACAGTATTTGGTGAAAAAGGAAGTTTAATTCCTAGATTATGACCAGCTTGTGTCATAGAAAAGTTATTATAATTAGCGGCATTTTGCTCCATAACACTAGAGACGATACCACCAAAAATACATATATGTTTAATAGGGATGAGCATGTTGTTATTTAAGTAGTTATCAAGGATAGCATCATTGGAAGAGCGCATACCTGTAAATGTTGTCCATGTAGAAGATGGAACTAGATAACCCTCTTTCTCCGGGTTCAAAATGAATGTCCCCGTGGGGATCCATAAAGCTTTTAATGTTTTATGTCGTTTGGAATTTTCACCAGACCAATTAAATTTCCATACACCTTGATAGCCATAGGCATTTTGTTGTACAGCAATCTCTTCAGGAATAAATCCATCGGTATTGATATTTTTATCAGACTTGAAAATGATTTCCATTTGATACGGCTGAGATGCTAAATCATGATTGTTGTAGAAGATATTATCGGGATCATGAATTTGAGGAGATCCCGAAAGTCGGATTCCTGAATTTCCTAATGCG contains these protein-coding regions:
- a CDS encoding polymorphic outer membrane protein middle domain-containing protein — translated: MKWLSATAVFAAVLPSITVFGEPLSKELNSSYRGSGSSISDSHSNNFTQETQDESGITYIISGNVSFTTFTNIPDPKPNPAAQPDPAPNPSDSGPSVSSTLQPITGQARTIAQPREQLYLSILQNLNSSAFAHVSRLQQGNFDLSDFTSEKSHPLSFPLAATSVTPADKSTSNPDPKGGGAFYNDKAGPLSFITHVGNPGSISCSLIKMTGKGGAIYSKGPISFDGLENVTFKDNVSQEAGGALFTDSTLTIRNILNSIEFTNNAARVPVPPEPPTTPPTVPGTGGVVAPNGSYATYPLPKYISQTGSTNTGSQTPTLPTYTTETAGNGGAAFAKGAIVISTYKDMTFRGNSAEFPPSIEAGKKANSTPPPPEPVIKGSGGAIFGLDTITISDGSEDTLFILNTATGAGGAIYGDKTISISKVANLKFQSNSADTLGGAIYSKGNLTIQDSSTLTQFNGNNGKTGGGGIYCLGDVTLTNLSQAHFGANKAGNYDLTINVPGKNSASSSQPPPPPLAKGGGIYVEKNLSVSKIASTLEFLNNQATDHGGGAYVKGTLTFENSHRIQFTTNTSKKSGGGLYCESDVTFTNLTGKTLFQGNVATEEGGGICLAANKSLTLSNLESFCLINNTTTKSGGGANIPKELIFTFPNPNPVSSLTTPPAVVPVFGSAIITGNQATEHGGGVYTTKASFTSLELIDIGQNSAKNGAGLCTQTLTSAGTVVSAGQSAPEDLDFKVDYVITTNVTKNAAVDNGGGVYGKKGKISRLDHLNITGNSAGKLGGGLYFTEALNLENIQISKISENTAKESGGAIYAKALTCNNLNTELTVSNNKAETTSTTTATASVPTAITGGALYAETLTLKNLQGNCTFSGNQAIDNNAVIGTNNPPADPDIQGGAIYAKTAFNLQNSTGNLTFSGNSAITKRAATTGQIAGGAIYAPTVTITNCSQAINFVNNSALCTPAEPPSGAITITPKETFGGAIAGTTSVTFTGNQTLFFKGNSADIGSAIGCKNGTVTFTDSLYCSFEENIAKNRGTIYAATLSIPKGYINFSNNSSANDGSAIYFTKKADITAASSILFLNNKVTLAQTPAGQGSAQVKNLGAAIYGAPASDDAILNLTALGGSITFKNNQCLPTGTNTATSFCSITGKVQLTLNAAENQSINFYDAVNITTSKTSNYNTLDINKKPTNGTSPNYTGTILFSGELHEHRSFIPQKTVLHNGTLVLSKNAELNVISFDQKAGSLLVMGPGSVLSTRKPTAGGTTGGIAINNLTIDFSEILAENGKATPPSLQLSVEPTRAAGGPRSHRSENNSLPQANKTPPDVNQEKIYLTGTLTLIDPSGAFYQNPYLGEDREIELLKLPTASSKVDISDLTLAGDTNPQKGYIGTWTLGATGQNGKLQASWKFKEYRRWVYIPRDNYFYVNSILGSQNSLISVKQGIINNMLNNARFDDAAYNNLWLCGIGSFLQKEQGEEARSFSYHSRGYSLAIDAKPRPEFILGASFSQVFGHAKSEKSIENYKHKGSDHSFQGTLYAGRAFYLPHRQTKAPRPILLQGVMTYGYMKHDTTTYYPSIQERNLGNWEDLGWLFDVRMIIDLKEPSNNSTTRFSFYSEAEYTGVRQKQFTELDYDPRTFDSFAYRNLATPLGFVFEGALIQYGILMYNKLSFAYVPVIYRNKPQCTYRVDSTGQTGEVSGVIPTRNTGRIEYSSQIYLGPYWTLYGTYTIDAGMSSLVQMANCGARMIF